The following proteins are encoded in a genomic region of Dokdonia donghaensis DSW-1:
- a CDS encoding TlpA family protein disulfide reductase has product MKTTNITLTILGVLFLLISCQQETSEQLTIIKGTFKNATTTEAYLWGNLSVSRSSELDENGSFTDTLDIDADGYFSIDIGKTSFPLFVQKGSTTSFTVDLNEEHPTLEITEGNQAIVDYLAKKSSALKVTRDNSSELFGKEPEAFKQRWDSIFNSLKKDLSTLTADMSFKLLEEQALKFDEIYTYNEYPRWYKSIHKIDTFEVPKAFKDTYNNLDKDNEIYASSFQKYRWMITAKIKDDAYKRGGDERLTEEIIEILKEKTSPSIRDAVIQSIMFLYIPKENSAQIKEELLNLATGNETKKVIQDRFKKVSNLLRGKRSPTFDFENFNGGTTKLQDFEGKYVYIDVWATWCSPCIAEIPSLKKLESEYEDANIAFASISVDFEENYDKWRKMVTDKSLGGSQLIADNNFESAFVKDYAIREIPRFILIDPNGNIVSADAPKPSSEQLIATFTQLGIK; this is encoded by the coding sequence ATGAAAACGACAAATATCACACTAACAATTCTTGGAGTTTTATTTCTTTTAATAAGCTGCCAGCAAGAAACTTCAGAACAATTAACTATAATCAAAGGAACATTTAAAAACGCGACAACCACAGAGGCATATCTTTGGGGTAATTTAAGTGTTTCTCGCTCCAGTGAATTAGATGAAAATGGCAGTTTCACAGATACACTAGATATAGATGCTGATGGATATTTTTCAATTGACATAGGTAAGACTAGTTTTCCCCTATTCGTACAAAAAGGAAGCACAACATCCTTTACAGTAGATCTAAATGAGGAACATCCCACACTGGAAATTACAGAGGGTAATCAAGCTATTGTTGACTATCTAGCTAAGAAATCCAGTGCCTTAAAAGTAACACGCGACAACTCATCAGAATTATTTGGGAAAGAACCAGAAGCTTTTAAACAAAGATGGGACAGTATATTCAATTCTTTAAAAAAAGATCTTTCTACTCTCACTGCAGATATGTCCTTTAAATTACTAGAAGAACAAGCATTAAAATTTGATGAAATATATACATACAATGAATACCCAAGATGGTACAAAAGCATTCATAAAATCGACACTTTCGAAGTTCCCAAAGCATTCAAGGATACGTACAATAACTTAGACAAAGACAATGAAATATATGCGTCAAGTTTTCAAAAATATCGATGGATGATTACAGCTAAAATAAAGGATGATGCTTACAAAAGAGGCGGAGATGAAAGATTGACTGAAGAAATTATCGAAATTTTGAAAGAAAAGACGAGTCCTTCTATACGTGACGCCGTTATTCAAAGTATTATGTTTTTATATATTCCCAAAGAGAATAGTGCTCAAATCAAGGAAGAGTTACTTAATCTAGCAACTGGCAATGAGACTAAGAAAGTGATACAAGATCGCTTTAAAAAAGTGAGCAATCTTCTCAGAGGAAAAAGGTCTCCTACTTTTGACTTCGAAAACTTTAATGGGGGAACTACTAAGCTTCAAGATTTTGAAGGTAAATATGTTTACATAGATGTTTGGGCTACTTGGTGCTCTCCCTGCATCGCAGAGATACCAAGTTTAAAAAAGCTAGAAAGTGAGTATGAAGATGCAAACATAGCCTTTGCAAGTATCTCTGTAGACTTTGAGGAGAATTATGATAAATGGAGAAAGATGGTGACTGACAAGTCTCTTGGCGGCTCACAACTAATCGCAGACAACAATTTTGAATCTGCGTTTGTTAAAGATTATGCCATACGTGAGATTCCTAGATTTATTTTAATAGACCCTAATGGAAATATTGTGAGTGCAGATGCTCCAAAGCCATCTAGTGAACAACTTATAGCAACCTTCACTCAACTGGGAATTAAATAA
- a CDS encoding tetratricopeptide repeat protein, which produces MKKSLLLQVVMLLLVSAFAKAQSEQLARNYADQGEYQKAIISYKKALVKQRGNSVLLAGLIKSYQQLEQYNKAEEVISQNLKTTRDKGFLLVELGYNHQLQAQDSIARSYYDQVIEGVAQGTMNPYRAARTLQQHSLLEEAVRTYEVGMESNPNSNFNIQLAKLYGELGEVQKMFDAYLNLINRSGKYVQVAQRNFSIYINDDPLNDANIIFRKTLLKRLQSEQNVLYNDLLSWLFIQQKQYNKAFAQEKAIYRRTDGRYEGLENLADIAIEEGELEDAREILLFLKENIANEDVKLEAEQKLIKIDIASASTVDAQEAIKNRYEAILDEYGQTPFTIPLQIDYAHYLAFNMEQPDAAITYLKKSLKSPLRRFDEARLKMELADVLVLKEKFNQALIYYSQIQNKIKNNVISQEARFKVAQTSYYKADFDWAEAQLNVLKAGATQLIANDALELLLVIRDNSMDDSLQTALKKYATASLRAYQNKTEEAIALYDDILEVHKGEKIEDEALLSQAKLLEAKKDFKKAEKNYLTIIEYYSDGVLADDAYYRLARLYEGPLNQPEKAKNNYERIIFDLADSIYYVEAQKRFRNLRGDAIN; this is translated from the coding sequence ATGAAGAAGAGTTTGTTACTACAAGTTGTTATGTTGTTGCTGGTTTCCGCTTTCGCGAAAGCGCAATCAGAACAGCTAGCGCGCAATTATGCAGACCAAGGCGAGTATCAAAAAGCCATTATCTCTTATAAAAAAGCCCTAGTAAAACAACGCGGAAACAGCGTACTACTCGCTGGGCTTATAAAAAGTTACCAGCAACTAGAGCAGTATAATAAAGCCGAAGAGGTGATAAGTCAAAATCTTAAAACCACGAGAGATAAAGGGTTTTTACTTGTAGAGTTAGGGTATAACCACCAGCTGCAAGCGCAAGACTCTATAGCCAGAAGTTATTATGACCAGGTAATTGAAGGCGTAGCACAGGGTACAATGAATCCTTATCGTGCCGCTCGCACCTTGCAACAGCATAGCCTGCTAGAAGAAGCCGTGCGTACTTATGAGGTGGGTATGGAGAGTAACCCTAATTCAAATTTTAATATACAGCTAGCAAAACTATATGGGGAACTAGGTGAAGTGCAAAAGATGTTTGATGCCTATCTCAACCTTATAAATAGAAGCGGGAAGTATGTGCAGGTGGCACAACGCAATTTCTCAATTTATATAAATGATGACCCGCTTAATGATGCAAATATCATTTTTAGAAAAACACTACTCAAGCGATTACAGTCTGAGCAAAACGTACTTTATAATGATTTGCTTAGTTGGCTATTTATCCAGCAAAAACAGTATAACAAAGCCTTTGCTCAAGAAAAAGCTATTTATCGCCGTACAGACGGAAGGTACGAGGGTTTAGAAAACCTTGCAGATATTGCCATAGAAGAAGGTGAGCTAGAAGATGCTAGAGAGATCTTACTATTTTTAAAAGAAAACATTGCAAATGAAGATGTAAAGCTAGAAGCCGAACAAAAACTTATAAAGATAGACATCGCTAGTGCTAGCACTGTAGATGCCCAAGAAGCTATAAAAAACAGGTATGAAGCTATTCTTGATGAGTATGGTCAAACACCATTTACCATACCGCTACAGATAGATTATGCGCATTATCTAGCCTTTAATATGGAGCAGCCAGATGCCGCGATTACGTATCTTAAAAAATCACTTAAGTCACCGTTAAGAAGATTTGACGAGGCGCGACTCAAGATGGAGCTTGCAGATGTACTCGTGCTCAAAGAGAAGTTTAACCAGGCACTTATCTATTACTCACAGATCCAGAACAAGATTAAAAATAATGTCATCTCACAAGAGGCACGATTTAAAGTTGCACAGACGAGTTACTATAAGGCAGATTTTGACTGGGCAGAGGCACAACTCAATGTACTTAAAGCGGGAGCCACACAACTCATTGCAAATGATGCTCTAGAGCTGCTACTCGTGATACGTGATAACTCTATGGATGATAGCTTGCAAACAGCGCTCAAAAAGTATGCTACGGCAAGCCTGCGTGCATATCAAAACAAGACCGAAGAGGCTATCGCCCTATATGACGATATACTAGAGGTTCATAAAGGAGAAAAGATAGAAGATGAGGCACTCCTGTCTCAAGCAAAACTTCTAGAAGCTAAAAAAGATTTCAAAAAAGCCGAAAAAAATTACCTCACCATTATAGAGTATTACAGCGATGGCGTACTAGCAGATGATGCTTATTATCGCCTAGCTAGACTATATGAAGGACCGCTCAATCAGCCAGAAAAGGCAAAAAATAATTATGAGCGCATCATATTTGACCTTGCAGATAGTATTTATTATGTAGAGGCACAAAAGCGATTTAGGAATTTGAGAGGCGACGCAATTAATTAG
- the mgtE gene encoding magnesium transporter, translating into MQFQLTSNLIDQIQAYVSVQDEVALKELLTDLHHADIAEILDEVDSDEAAYLVLLLDSEQTSEALMELDEDVREKLLENLTPAEIADEVEEMDTDDAVDMIGELDDDIQLAVINQIEDEEHRADIREMLQYDENSAGGLMAKELIKVKETWTVAGCVREMRRQAEEVTRVHSIYVVTKENELIGRLSLKDLLTSDTRTKISEIYIPKVDSVNVNDPAEDVAKLMQKYDLEAIPVVDDKRVLQGRITIDDIVDFIKEEAEKDYQMAAGISQDVEADDSILQLTRARLPWLFLGLLGGVGAAAIMGGFEEVLNDHVILLLFTPLIAAMAGNVGVQSSAIIVQGLANDDVKGSIGNRLIKEMLLAMLNGAALAIVLFFYVWISESAVDYATSISISLFVVIIVAGIIGTFIPLFLHKRGIDPAIATGPFITTSNDIFGILIYLYIAKLILGI; encoded by the coding sequence ATGCAATTTCAACTCACAAGCAATCTCATAGACCAGATACAAGCATACGTTTCTGTTCAAGATGAGGTAGCCCTCAAAGAATTGCTTACAGATCTTCACCACGCAGATATTGCAGAAATTCTTGATGAGGTAGATTCAGATGAGGCTGCCTACCTAGTTCTTCTCTTAGACAGTGAGCAAACCTCTGAGGCTCTTATGGAGCTAGACGAAGATGTACGAGAAAAACTTCTTGAAAACCTTACTCCCGCCGAAATTGCAGATGAGGTAGAAGAAATGGATACCGATGATGCGGTAGATATGATAGGTGAGCTAGATGATGATATACAGCTAGCAGTAATAAACCAGATAGAAGATGAAGAGCATAGAGCAGACATACGTGAGATGCTGCAATATGACGAGAATAGTGCTGGTGGCCTTATGGCAAAGGAGCTCATAAAAGTAAAAGAAACTTGGACTGTCGCAGGATGTGTGCGTGAGATGCGTCGCCAGGCAGAAGAGGTGACACGAGTGCACTCTATCTACGTGGTTACTAAAGAAAATGAACTCATAGGGAGACTGTCGCTCAAAGACCTTCTTACCTCAGATACGAGAACAAAAATATCTGAAATCTATATACCTAAAGTAGACTCTGTAAATGTAAATGACCCAGCAGAAGATGTTGCAAAGTTGATGCAAAAGTATGACCTAGAGGCTATACCCGTTGTAGATGATAAGCGTGTGCTGCAAGGACGCATTACAATAGATGATATTGTAGATTTTATAAAAGAAGAGGCCGAAAAAGATTACCAGATGGCAGCAGGTATCTCTCAAGATGTCGAGGCAGATGATAGCATACTACAACTCACTCGCGCGAGGTTGCCTTGGCTATTTTTAGGATTACTAGGTGGTGTAGGAGCTGCGGCTATTATGGGCGGTTTTGAAGAGGTGTTAAATGATCACGTTATTCTTTTACTATTTACACCGCTTATTGCTGCAATGGCTGGAAATGTAGGGGTGCAATCTAGTGCGATTATTGTACAAGGTCTTGCAAATGATGATGTAAAAGGAAGCATAGGTAACAGATTAATTAAGGAAATGCTGCTCGCAATGCTTAACGGTGCTGCGCTCGCCATTGTATTGTTCTTTTACGTATGGATATCAGAAAGTGCGGTAGACTATGCGACGTCTATATCAATTTCGCTATTTGTTGTAATTATTGTTGCCGGGATTATAGGTACGTTTATTCCGTTGTTTTTACATAAACGAGGGATTGATCCTGCGATTGCAACTGGGCCGTTTATTACTACAAGTAATGATATATTTGGGATACTTATTTACCTCTATATCGCAAAACTTATACTAGGTATTTGA
- a CDS encoding cupin domain-containing protein — translation MKPINLDDKFTKFDKQWHPHQIATVDDMQVLLAKVSGEFVWHSHKDEDELFFVQKGVLEMRFRESGNPEKEWSEIVHQGEIIVVPKGVEHCPTTKDGKEVHLLLFEKSSTAHTGEVTDAKTQTDYPKI, via the coding sequence ATGAAACCCATTAATCTCGACGATAAATTTACCAAATTTGATAAGCAATGGCATCCACACCAGATTGCTACGGTAGATGATATGCAAGTACTTTTAGCAAAGGTTTCAGGTGAATTTGTATGGCATAGTCATAAGGATGAAGACGAGTTATTTTTTGTGCAAAAAGGGGTGTTAGAAATGCGCTTTCGCGAAAGCGGAAATCCAGAAAAAGAGTGGTCAGAAATTGTTCATCAAGGTGAAATCATAGTTGTGCCTAAAGGCGTAGAACATTGCCCAACTACCAAAGATGGAAAAGAGGTACACCTACTGCTTTTCGAAAAATCAAGTACGGCCCACACGGGAGAAGTAACAGACGCCAAAACGCAAACAGATTATCCTAAAATTTAA
- the rsmA gene encoding 16S rRNA (adenine(1518)-N(6)/adenine(1519)-N(6))-dimethyltransferase RsmA, with protein MPKQKKNKKFEKPHANRGHRDQGVKAKKHLGQHFLGDESVARDIGDTLTLEGYKHILEIGPGTGVLTKYILAKPAQLTVMDLDTESIEYLRSSFTLEHKLNDEKFTVLEADFLKYDLDTIYPGEPLAITGNFPYNISTQIVFKTIEHKERIPEFTGMFQKEVAARICASHGSKTYGILSVLAQAFYDAEYLFTVPPTVFIPPPKVDSGVLRLKRKENFKNIGCSEEMLFKVVKMAFQQRRKTLRNSLKGMGLSDRFRESEILNKRPEQISVQGFIELTAAITKDIEEQ; from the coding sequence ATGCCAAAACAAAAAAAGAACAAAAAATTTGAAAAGCCACACGCAAACCGTGGTCATCGCGATCAAGGGGTGAAGGCAAAAAAGCACTTGGGGCAACACTTCTTAGGTGATGAGTCTGTGGCAAGAGATATAGGAGACACGCTCACACTAGAAGGATACAAGCACATCTTAGAGATAGGCCCAGGTACGGGAGTACTCACCAAGTATATTCTAGCAAAACCAGCACAACTCACGGTGATGGACCTAGATACCGAGTCTATTGAGTATTTAAGAAGCTCGTTTACGCTAGAGCATAAGCTCAATGATGAGAAGTTTACCGTGCTAGAAGCAGATTTTTTAAAGTACGACCTAGACACTATTTACCCTGGAGAGCCACTCGCTATCACAGGCAACTTTCCATATAATATAAGTACGCAAATAGTTTTTAAAACTATTGAGCACAAAGAGCGCATCCCAGAGTTTACGGGTATGTTTCAAAAAGAGGTTGCCGCGCGCATTTGTGCAAGCCACGGGAGCAAGACCTACGGCATTTTATCTGTACTAGCGCAAGCGTTTTATGATGCAGAATACTTATTTACGGTTCCTCCCACTGTTTTTATACCACCGCCTAAAGTAGATAGTGGAGTTTTACGCTTAAAGCGAAAAGAAAATTTTAAAAACATAGGTTGCTCAGAAGAAATGTTATTTAAGGTCGTAAAAATGGCATTTCAGCAGCGCCGAAAGACCTTGAGAAACAGTCTTAAGGGTATGGGGTTAAGTGACCGCTTTCGCGAAAGCGAAATACTTAATAAACGCCCAGAGCAAATCTCTGTACAAGGCTTTATAGAACTTACAGCAGCAATCACAAAAGATATAGAAGAGCAGTAA
- a CDS encoding HTTM domain-containing protein, giving the protein MGINKLLFTRIDNSALIVFRVFFGFLITCEAWGALITGWVRRILVAPDFTFNFIGFDFLQTFPGPGPQMYAWFGLMGIFGVMVMLGFKYRVAIVGYAIMWSTVYFMQKTAYNNHYYLLMLLLWIMAILPAHRSFSLDARFRESVRDLSMPRWVTLFIIVQLWIVYTYASVAKIYPDWLDATVPEILMRGKKDYWLVGGVLQQKWTHWVIAYVGILFDGLIIPALLWKKTRKWAFFISIFFHLFNSFVFQIGIFPYMSLAFTVFFFEPKTINRMFLKRWKPYYNNTSDDVVVPTYKGALLAVFAVYFIFQVGLPLRQHFIPDNVLWSEEGHRLSWRMMLRSKSGTVKFTIEDKATGKRTTLDHKEYLTKNQQRNIRSKPDVIWQFAQHIKRLKAAQGEDVAIYVRCRVRINGRRSKLLIDPKVDLASVSWQWFEHNSWVLESEDYLNDKPFFPSVGSLEKQEDLRDSTRVRPPLRKQE; this is encoded by the coding sequence ATGGGAATTAACAAGCTACTCTTTACAAGAATAGATAACAGCGCACTCATCGTTTTTAGAGTGTTTTTTGGTTTTCTTATTACTTGTGAGGCTTGGGGAGCACTCATTACTGGCTGGGTACGTCGCATACTTGTTGCGCCAGATTTTACATTTAACTTCATAGGCTTTGACTTTTTACAAACATTCCCGGGCCCGGGGCCACAAATGTATGCTTGGTTTGGGTTAATGGGCATTTTTGGGGTGATGGTAATGCTAGGTTTTAAGTATCGTGTGGCCATTGTAGGCTATGCGATTATGTGGAGCACAGTGTATTTTATGCAAAAAACAGCATATAATAATCACTACTACCTCTTGATGTTATTGCTCTGGATTATGGCAATACTGCCGGCTCACAGATCTTTCTCACTAGATGCACGCTTTCGCGAAAGCGTAAGAGACCTCTCTATGCCACGATGGGTCACACTATTTATAATAGTACAACTGTGGATTGTCTATACCTACGCCTCTGTTGCCAAAATATATCCAGACTGGCTAGATGCTACGGTGCCAGAAATATTAATGCGTGGTAAGAAAGATTACTGGCTCGTGGGTGGTGTATTGCAACAAAAGTGGACACACTGGGTGATTGCCTATGTAGGAATCCTTTTTGACGGATTAATCATCCCAGCATTGCTTTGGAAAAAGACGCGCAAGTGGGCATTTTTTATCTCTATTTTCTTTCATCTCTTTAACTCGTTTGTGTTTCAAATTGGAATTTTCCCTTATATGTCACTGGCGTTTACCGTGTTCTTTTTTGAGCCAAAAACCATAAACCGTATGTTCTTAAAAAGGTGGAAACCTTATTATAACAACACAAGTGACGATGTCGTAGTACCTACGTATAAAGGAGCCCTTCTAGCGGTGTTTGCCGTGTATTTTATCTTTCAAGTAGGTTTGCCACTGCGCCAGCATTTTATACCAGATAATGTACTGTGGAGTGAGGAAGGACATCGCTTGAGCTGGCGTATGATGCTACGTTCTAAAAGCGGTACCGTAAAGTTTACGATAGAAGACAAGGCAACAGGAAAACGTACAACGCTAGACCACAAAGAATATCTTACTAAAAACCAGCAGCGCAACATACGTTCTAAGCCAGATGTGATCTGGCAATTTGCACAGCATATAAAACGTCTTAAAGCTGCTCAAGGAGAAGATGTGGCTATCTATGTGCGTTGTAGAGTACGCATTAACGGGCGCCGTTCTAAATTATTGATTGACCCTAAGGTAGACCTTGCGAGCGTGAGCTGGCAATGGTTTGAGCATAATAGCTGGGTGCTAGAAAGTGAGGATTATCTCAATGACAAACCATTTTTTCCTAGTGTAGGCTCTTTAGAAAAGCAGGAAGATCTTCGTGACTCCACGAGAGTTCGCCCTCCACTAAGAAAGCAGGAGTAA
- a CDS encoding DUF4286 family protein: MLIYNVTINIEESVEKEWLIWMQEVHIPEVIATGKFEKALMTKVRAEEEMGGVTYSVQYGCPSQQHLDAYYAEDQARLQAASNKFAGKFVAFRTELEVISQH; the protein is encoded by the coding sequence ATGCTTATATATAACGTTACCATAAACATAGAAGAGTCTGTTGAAAAAGAATGGCTTATCTGGATGCAAGAAGTACACATACCAGAAGTGATTGCAACCGGAAAGTTTGAAAAAGCACTTATGACAAAAGTCCGTGCCGAAGAGGAGATGGGCGGAGTAACCTACTCTGTGCAATATGGTTGCCCTAGCCAGCAGCACCTTGATGCCTACTATGCCGAAGATCAAGCCAGATTACAAGCAGCAAGCAATAAGTTTGCGGGTAAATTTGTCGCTTTTAGAACAGAGCTTGAGGTAATCTCACAACACTAG
- the serS gene encoding serine--tRNA ligase, producing the protein MLEVAHIRENKEAFAKALSKRNIDAATLLDQVIAADELRRNSQSKLDEVLADSNKFSKEIGMLFKSGEAQKANLLKEKTAGLKEQSKTLQEQLNAATEELQNLLYQLPNVPHDSVPEGNSDEDNEEIFREGDIPVLHDAALPHWELAKKYDIIDFELGTKITGAGFPVYKGKGARLQRALISYFLDKNTAAGYTEYQVPHLVNEASGFGTGQLPDKEGQMYHVTEDDLYLIPTAEVPVTNMFRGDLRSHSELPITCTGYTPCFRREAGSYGAHVRGLNRLHQFDKVEIVRIEHPDNSAAALDGMVDHVKTILQELELPYRILRLCGGDLGFTSHLTYDFELFSTAQDRWLEISSVSNFLTFQANRLKLRFKDQDGQNKLAHTLNGSALALPRVLAGILENCQTPEGIKIPKALVPYCGFDMID; encoded by the coding sequence ATGCTAGAAGTAGCACACATTAGAGAAAACAAAGAAGCTTTCGCGAAAGCGTTATCTAAAAGAAACATAGACGCCGCAACCTTGCTAGATCAAGTTATTGCTGCAGATGAGTTACGTCGTAATTCCCAGTCAAAGTTAGATGAAGTACTTGCAGATAGTAATAAGTTTTCTAAAGAAATTGGGATGCTTTTTAAGAGCGGAGAAGCGCAAAAGGCAAATCTCTTAAAGGAGAAAACAGCCGGTCTCAAAGAGCAGTCTAAAACACTACAGGAGCAGCTTAATGCGGCTACAGAAGAGCTTCAAAATTTACTATACCAACTGCCTAACGTGCCTCACGATAGCGTGCCAGAAGGTAATAGTGATGAGGATAATGAGGAGATCTTTAGAGAAGGAGACATCCCAGTACTACACGATGCGGCGCTACCACACTGGGAGCTTGCAAAAAAGTATGACATTATAGACTTTGAGCTAGGTACAAAAATTACGGGAGCAGGTTTTCCGGTATATAAAGGTAAGGGAGCTCGCTTACAGCGTGCGCTTATCTCTTATTTTTTAGATAAAAATACAGCCGCAGGCTATACAGAGTATCAGGTGCCACACCTTGTAAATGAGGCTTCTGGTTTTGGTACAGGGCAACTTCCAGATAAGGAAGGGCAAATGTATCACGTGACAGAAGACGACTTATATTTAATCCCTACGGCAGAGGTGCCGGTGACTAATATGTTCCGCGGTGATTTGCGCAGTCATAGTGAGTTGCCTATCACTTGTACTGGGTACACACCTTGTTTTAGAAGAGAGGCAGGATCTTATGGAGCGCACGTACGTGGGCTTAACAGGTTGCACCAGTTTGATAAAGTAGAGATTGTGCGTATCGAGCACCCAGATAATAGTGCTGCGGCGCTAGACGGGATGGTAGATCACGTAAAGACGATCTTGCAAGAACTAGAATTGCCATACAGAATCTTGCGTCTTTGTGGTGGTGATCTTGGGTTTACCAGTCACCTTACGTATGATTTTGAACTCTTTAGTACAGCACAAGATCGCTGGCTAGAGATAAGCTCTGTGTCTAACTTTTTGACCTTTCAGGCAAACCGTTTAAAACTTCGTTTTAAAGACCAAGATGGACAAAACAAGCTTGCACACACACTTAACGGTAGTGCGCTTGCATTGCCACGTGTACTCGCAGGGATTTTAGAAAATTGCCAAACTCCAGAGGGGATAAAAATCCCTAAGGCACTTGTGCCGTACTGTGGTTTTGATATGATAGATTAA
- a CDS encoding 2-hydroxyacid dehydrogenase — MKILHLDNNHPLLVKQLEEAGHTNVENFTISKEETEAIIADYEGIVIRSRFKIDKQFIDVAPHLKFIARVGAGLESIDIPYAESKGIYLISAPEGNRNAVGEQSLGMLLSLFNNLNRADAQVKAGHWNREPNRGVELEGKTVGIIGYGNMGKAFARKLQGFDCKVLCYDIKEKVGDSNATQVSLSIFQEEVDVVSLHTPWTPQTDKMVNTTFINAFAKPFYLINTARGKSVVTKDLVAALKAKKILGAGLDVLEYEKLSFENLFTTDGNSNLPEPLQYLIEQDNVLLTPHIAGWTVESKIKLAQTIVDKILQRFS, encoded by the coding sequence ATGAAAATACTCCACCTAGATAATAACCACCCGCTACTGGTAAAGCAACTTGAAGAAGCAGGCCATACTAATGTTGAAAATTTCACCATTTCAAAAGAAGAGACAGAGGCTATCATAGCAGATTATGAGGGTATTGTAATACGCAGTCGTTTTAAAATAGATAAGCAGTTTATAGATGTTGCTCCTCACCTTAAATTTATTGCTCGCGTAGGCGCAGGTCTAGAGAGTATAGACATCCCTTATGCTGAGAGTAAAGGCATTTATCTCATCAGTGCGCCAGAGGGTAACCGCAATGCCGTAGGGGAGCAATCACTAGGGATGCTGCTCAGTCTTTTTAATAATTTAAATAGAGCAGATGCCCAGGTAAAAGCCGGTCACTGGAACCGAGAGCCTAATCGCGGTGTTGAGCTAGAAGGAAAGACAGTGGGGATCATAGGCTATGGTAATATGGGGAAAGCCTTTGCAAGGAAATTACAAGGTTTTGACTGTAAAGTGCTTTGTTATGATATAAAGGAAAAGGTGGGTGATAGTAATGCTACGCAGGTGTCACTGAGCATATTTCAAGAAGAGGTAGATGTTGTGAGTTTACACACGCCTTGGACTCCACAAACAGATAAGATGGTAAATACTACTTTTATAAATGCTTTTGCAAAACCTTTTTATCTCATAAACACGGCAAGAGGGAAATCTGTTGTAACAAAAGACCTTGTAGCGGCTTTGAAAGCAAAAAAAATACTGGGAGCTGGACTGGATGTACTTGAGTATGAAAAATTATCTTTTGAGAATTTATTTACCACAGACGGAAATTCAAACCTGCCAGAACCCTTACAATATCTTATTGAGCAAGATAATGTACTGCTCACACCGCACATTGCAGGGTGGACGGTTGAGAGTAAAATAAAACTAGCGCAAACCATAGTAGATAAGATACTGCAGCGTTTTTCTTAA
- a CDS encoding acyl-CoA thioesterase has translation MSQKSYEYHLTVPASAIDVLNHVNNVVYLDWVQIAASKHWNHVTRDYFKDEDPAEERLGINKMAWVVMDHHIKYHGQAFKDDEIVVTTTVVQISGATSQRHTTIKRKGEEKVLVSTVTNWCLLKMPQGRPMRVPVEVLELF, from the coding sequence TTGAGCCAGAAAAGCTATGAATATCACCTCACCGTACCAGCATCTGCTATAGATGTGCTCAACCACGTAAACAATGTTGTGTACTTAGACTGGGTGCAAATTGCTGCATCAAAACATTGGAACCACGTAACGAGAGACTATTTTAAAGACGAAGACCCAGCCGAAGAGCGACTAGGCATCAATAAAATGGCGTGGGTAGTAATGGATCACCATATAAAGTATCACGGGCAGGCATTTAAAGATGACGAGATTGTGGTAACAACTACGGTGGTTCAAATCTCTGGCGCGACCTCGCAGCGACATACCACTATAAAACGCAAGGGAGAAGAAAAAGTACTGGTGAGTACAGTTACAAACTGGTGCTTGCTCAAAATGCCCCAAGGACGACCTATGCGAGTACCGGTGGAGGTATTAGAATTGTTCTAA